The Kitasatospora sp. NBC_00374 genome has a segment encoding these proteins:
- a CDS encoding MFS transporter: MTSAHPASVGGQSDTRWSPRLWGTLVVLCAAMFLDALDVSMVGVALPSIGADLHLSTSTLQWVVSGYVLGYGGLLLLGGRAADLLGRRRVFLVALAVFAGASLLGGLVDDGGLLIGARFLKGVSAAFTAPAGLSIITTTFAEGPARNRALSIYTTCGASGFSLGLVLSGLLTSAGWRWTFLMPVPVALLALVFAIRLLPRQAAPERGRAGYDVAGAITGTGALLLLVFTLTEAQSAGWASLRTLGSLVVVAVLATAFLLIESRTAHPLVRLGIFRNGGVARANLTAFTIFGSYAGFQFITTLYLQRLLGWSALEMAFGLLPAGALVALSATRMGAIIDRFGTGRLLPIGVLALTAGYAYFLQLGEDSSFVALVLPSMVLLGIGFALAFPSVNINATSGVADEEQGLASGLVNTAFQVGSAIVLAVTTAVITAGSGGGESPQAQLDGYRPALLLVTGIAALGLLVTLVGAALERRAKAPAPVPDYRYEPLTDHRAGAGREQAAEGQVLSER, translated from the coding sequence ATGACCTCAGCCCATCCCGCCTCCGTCGGCGGCCAGTCGGACACCCGGTGGAGCCCGCGCCTCTGGGGCACCCTGGTCGTCCTGTGCGCCGCGATGTTCCTCGATGCCCTCGACGTCTCCATGGTCGGCGTCGCCCTGCCCTCCATCGGCGCGGACCTGCACCTCTCCACCTCCACCCTGCAGTGGGTGGTCAGCGGCTACGTGCTCGGCTACGGCGGCCTGTTGCTGCTCGGCGGACGCGCGGCCGACCTGCTCGGACGCCGGCGGGTCTTCCTGGTCGCACTCGCCGTGTTCGCCGGCGCCTCCCTGCTCGGCGGCCTGGTGGACGACGGCGGACTGCTGATCGGCGCCCGCTTCCTCAAGGGGGTCAGCGCCGCCTTCACCGCGCCGGCCGGCCTGTCCATCATCACCACCACCTTCGCCGAGGGCCCGGCCCGCAACCGCGCGCTCAGCATCTACACCACCTGCGGCGCCAGCGGCTTCTCGCTCGGCCTGGTGCTCAGCGGCCTGCTCACCTCGGCCGGCTGGCGCTGGACGTTCCTGATGCCCGTCCCGGTCGCCCTGCTGGCGCTGGTCTTCGCGATCCGCCTGCTCCCCCGTCAGGCCGCGCCCGAGCGTGGCAGGGCCGGGTACGACGTGGCCGGCGCGATCACCGGTACCGGCGCCCTGCTGCTGCTGGTCTTCACCCTGACCGAGGCCCAGAGCGCGGGCTGGGCGAGCCTGCGGACCCTCGGCTCGCTGGTCGTGGTGGCCGTCCTCGCCACCGCCTTCCTGCTGATCGAGTCGCGCACCGCCCACCCGCTGGTCCGGCTCGGCATCTTCCGCAACGGCGGGGTGGCCCGGGCCAACCTGACCGCCTTCACCATCTTCGGCTCGTACGCGGGCTTCCAGTTCATCACCACGCTCTACCTGCAGCGGCTGCTCGGCTGGTCCGCGCTGGAGATGGCCTTCGGCCTGCTCCCGGCCGGCGCGCTGGTGGCGCTGTCCGCGACCAGGATGGGCGCGATCATCGACCGCTTCGGCACCGGACGGCTGCTGCCCATCGGCGTCCTGGCGCTGACCGCCGGCTACGCGTACTTCCTGCAGCTGGGCGAGGACAGCAGCTTCGTCGCCCTGGTGCTGCCGAGCATGGTGCTGCTGGGCATCGGCTTCGCGCTCGCCTTCCCCTCCGTCAACATCAACGCCACCAGCGGGGTCGCGGACGAGGAGCAGGGCCTGGCCTCCGGTCTGGTGAACACGGCCTTCCAGGTCGGCAGCGCGATCGTGCTGGCCGTCACCACCGCCGTGATCACCGCGGGCAGCGGCGGCGGCGAGAGCCCGCAGGCCCAGCTGGACGGCTACCGGCCGGCGCTGCTGCTGGTCACCGGGATCGCGGCGCTCGGGCTGCTGGTCACCCTGGTCGGCGCGGCGCTGGAGCGGCGGGCCAAGGCGCCGGCCCCGGTACCCGACTACCGCTACGAGCCGCTCACCGACCACCGGGCCGGGGCCGGGCGCGAGCAGGCGGCCGAGGGGCAGGTGCTGTCCGAGCGCTGA
- a CDS encoding TetR/AcrR family transcriptional regulator, whose translation MRRRSRRRILRATIELVDQRGYARTTLGDIAERAGLARGLVSYYFDGKRLLMQAATHRLMHLELAAALAELPPGACPDARLARAIDAVVQVAIDHPLVMRSHLALILEPDAGSFVQDPEQQQLGGILRELLSDWGAADPVAEHAVLRSALMGACIGVLLPGASTPLAPIRADLFARYGLAWELGVPPQPLAPVRLQPSVRG comes from the coding sequence ATGCGCCGACGCTCCCGCCGCCGCATCCTCCGGGCCACGATCGAGCTGGTCGACCAGCGGGGATACGCCCGCACCACGCTGGGCGACATAGCGGAACGGGCCGGGCTGGCCCGCGGGCTGGTGTCCTACTACTTCGACGGCAAACGGCTGCTGATGCAGGCCGCCACCCACCGGCTGATGCACCTGGAGCTGGCCGCCGCCCTCGCCGAACTGCCGCCCGGGGCCTGCCCCGACGCCCGGCTGGCCCGGGCGATCGACGCGGTGGTCCAGGTGGCGATCGACCACCCGCTGGTGATGCGCTCCCACCTCGCACTGATCCTGGAGCCCGATGCCGGCTCCTTCGTGCAGGACCCGGAGCAGCAGCAACTCGGCGGGATCCTGCGCGAGTTGCTGAGCGACTGGGGAGCGGCCGATCCGGTGGCCGAGCACGCGGTGCTGCGCAGCGCGCTGATGGGCGCCTGCATCGGGGTGCTGCTGCCGGGGGCGTCGACGCCGCTGGCGCCGATCCGGGCCGACCTGTTCGCCCGCTACGGCCTGGCCTGGGAGCTGGGCGTGCCGCCGCAGCCCCTGGCGCCGGTCAGGCTGCAGCCGTCGGTGCGGGGCTGA
- a CDS encoding helix-turn-helix domain-containing protein, with protein sequence MTTVQPGGGSMVRRILLGSQLRRLREGRAITREDAGYAIRASESKISRMELGRVSFKERDVADLLSLYGVHDGTEREALLGLVREANKSGWWHSFTDVLPNWFQTYIGLEEAAALIRTYEVQFIPGLLQCEEYARAIFGQSRPALAEEEIERRVSLRMRRQSLLMDPQGPKLWAVIDEAALRRPVGGPKVMRAQVQHLIDMSEHANVVVQVMPFRFGAHAGESGAFSILRFPEQDLADVVYLEQLTSALYLDKRDDVDAYIQVMERLCVDSLTPGQTVDLLATILKDR encoded by the coding sequence ATGACCACAGTTCAGCCCGGTGGTGGCTCGATGGTGCGCCGAATCCTCCTCGGCTCCCAACTACGCCGCCTGCGCGAAGGACGCGCCATCACCCGCGAGGACGCCGGCTACGCCATCCGCGCCTCCGAGTCCAAGATCAGCCGAATGGAGCTCGGCCGGGTCAGCTTCAAGGAGCGTGACGTCGCCGACCTGCTCAGCCTCTACGGCGTGCACGACGGCACCGAGCGCGAGGCCCTGCTCGGCCTGGTCCGCGAGGCCAACAAGTCCGGCTGGTGGCACAGTTTCACCGACGTGCTGCCCAACTGGTTCCAGACCTACATCGGTCTGGAGGAGGCGGCCGCCCTGATCCGCACCTACGAGGTGCAGTTCATCCCCGGCCTGCTCCAGTGCGAGGAGTACGCCCGCGCGATCTTCGGCCAGAGCCGCCCCGCGCTCGCCGAGGAGGAGATCGAGCGCCGGGTCAGCCTGCGGATGCGCCGCCAGAGCCTGCTGATGGACCCGCAGGGCCCCAAGCTGTGGGCCGTCATCGACGAGGCGGCGCTGCGCCGCCCGGTCGGCGGGCCCAAGGTCATGCGCGCCCAGGTCCAGCACCTGATCGACATGTCCGAGCACGCCAACGTGGTGGTGCAGGTGATGCCGTTCCGGTTCGGCGCGCACGCCGGCGAGAGCGGCGCGTTCTCCATCCTCCGCTTCCCCGAGCAGGACCTGGCGGACGTGGTGTACCTGGAGCAGCTCACCAGTGCGCTCTACCTCGACAAGCGGGACGACGTCGACGCCTACATCCAGGTCATGGAGCGGCTCTGCGTGGACAGCCTGACCCCGGGCCAGACCGTCGACCTGCTCGCCACCATCCTCAAGGACCGCTAG
- a CDS encoding ATP-binding protein, with protein MSTGTALATDPHVVSCTLAPRLEAVRTAREFARSTLQGWGLGELFDDVSLVASELVTNALRHALGAAEPARLPMQPGPRQAADAALPIRISLVHRSPQVVCAVSDPSSTGPVAREADFVAESGRGLHLVDSFSRSWGWHPLAGAGKVVWALFEAAPEGPAAGRHRRSA; from the coding sequence ATGAGCACCGGAACGGCGCTGGCGACCGACCCCCACGTGGTCAGCTGTACCCTCGCTCCTCGCCTCGAAGCCGTGAGAACCGCACGCGAGTTCGCGAGATCGACGCTGCAGGGCTGGGGCCTCGGAGAGCTCTTCGACGACGTCTCCCTGGTCGCCTCCGAGCTGGTGACCAACGCGCTCCGGCACGCCCTGGGCGCGGCCGAGCCGGCGCGGCTGCCGATGCAGCCCGGGCCCAGGCAGGCCGCGGACGCGGCGCTGCCGATCCGAATAAGCCTGGTTCACCGCTCGCCGCAGGTGGTCTGCGCGGTGAGCGATCCGAGCAGCACCGGGCCGGTGGCCCGGGAGGCCGACTTCGTCGCGGAGTCCGGCCGCGGGCTGCACCTGGTGGACTCGTTCAGCCGCTCCTGGGGCTGGCACCCGCTGGCCGGCGCGGGGAAGGTGGTCTGGGCCCTGTTCGAGGCGGCGCCCGAGGGCCCCGCCGCCGGACGGCACCGCCGGTCGGCCTGA
- a CDS encoding DUF397 domain-containing protein yields the protein MREAFNGMAAADLDGVVWQKSRHSNSQGNCVEFAALPGGDVAMRNSRFPDGPALIYTRAEIAALLLGVKDGEFDHLGAGAN from the coding sequence ATGCGTGAGGCTTTCAACGGCATGGCTGCTGCGGACCTCGACGGGGTGGTCTGGCAGAAGAGTCGGCACAGTAACTCCCAGGGGAACTGTGTGGAGTTCGCGGCGCTGCCCGGCGGAGACGTCGCGATGCGGAACTCGCGTTTTCCGGACGGTCCGGCCCTGATCTACACCCGGGCCGAAATCGCGGCGCTGCTGCTCGGCGTGAAGGACGGGGAGTTCGACCACCTCGGCGCGGGAGCGAACTGA
- a CDS encoding transglycosylase family protein translates to MLPISASKRARRIIATTGVVGIGLTIPCLTAGSASAASVATWDKVAQCESSGNWSINTGNGFYGGLQFTSSTWAAFGGTAYAPQANQATKDQQIAVAEKVLASQGPGAWPVCSVQAGLTKGGEAPQIDTGAAATTTQAAPKPAAAKPAAPQAAAPKAGSTTPAEGTHQWSGKKWNGSKEHGSHDYTVVAGDWLSHIAEKNHVQGGWEKLYELNKATLTAGPHVIYPGQHLDLGDGVQTAAPAAAEAPAAPAAPAASTAAKPAAATQATGSKAAAINFALSKVGQAYVYGGSSDGGWDCSGLTQAAYRQAGVSLPRVAADQADTSTRVSLDSLQPGDLLFWSNNGSNSGVYHVALYVGNGTYVEAANPSAGVRTETIANWAPDFAGRI, encoded by the coding sequence ATGCTGCCCATCAGCGCCTCCAAGCGTGCCCGCCGCATCATCGCCACCACCGGTGTCGTCGGCATCGGTCTCACCATCCCGTGCCTGACCGCCGGATCCGCCTCCGCCGCCTCGGTGGCCACCTGGGACAAGGTCGCCCAGTGCGAGTCGTCCGGCAACTGGAGCATCAACACCGGCAACGGGTTCTACGGTGGCCTCCAGTTCACCTCCAGCACCTGGGCCGCCTTCGGTGGCACCGCGTACGCCCCGCAGGCCAACCAGGCCACCAAGGACCAGCAGATCGCCGTCGCCGAGAAGGTGCTGGCCTCCCAGGGCCCCGGCGCCTGGCCGGTCTGCTCCGTCCAGGCCGGCCTGACCAAGGGTGGCGAGGCCCCGCAGATCGACACCGGCGCCGCGGCCACCACCACCCAGGCCGCCCCGAAGCCGGCTGCCGCGAAGCCGGCCGCGCCCCAGGCCGCCGCGCCGAAGGCCGGGAGCACCACGCCCGCCGAGGGCACCCACCAGTGGTCCGGCAAGAAGTGGAACGGCTCCAAGGAGCACGGCAGCCACGACTACACCGTGGTGGCCGGCGACTGGCTGTCCCACATCGCCGAGAAGAACCACGTCCAGGGCGGCTGGGAGAAGCTCTACGAGCTGAACAAGGCCACCCTGACGGCCGGCCCGCACGTCATCTACCCGGGTCAGCACCTCGACCTCGGTGACGGCGTCCAGACCGCCGCCCCGGCCGCCGCCGAGGCGCCCGCCGCTCCGGCCGCACCGGCCGCGAGCACCGCCGCCAAGCCCGCCGCCGCCACCCAGGCGACCGGCTCCAAGGCCGCGGCGATCAACTTCGCGCTGTCCAAGGTCGGCCAGGCCTACGTCTACGGCGGCAGCAGCGACGGTGGCTGGGACTGCTCCGGCCTCACCCAGGCGGCCTACCGCCAGGCCGGCGTCTCGCTGCCCCGCGTCGCCGCGGACCAGGCGGACACCTCCACCCGCGTCTCGCTGGACAGCCTCCAGCCCGGCGACCTGCTGTTCTGGTCCAACAACGGCAGCAACTCGGGCGTCTACCACGTCGCGCTGTACGTCGGCAACGGCACCTACGTCGAGGCCGCCAACCCGAGCGCCGGTGTGCGGACCGAGACCATCGCCAACTGGGCCCCGGACTTCGCCGGCCGGATCTGA
- a CDS encoding LacI family DNA-binding transcriptional regulator produces MTTARLSDIAAQAGVSEATVSRVLNGKPGVSAATRQTVLAALDVLGYERPTRLRTRSAGLIGLITPELSNPIFPALAQVIEQVLSRHGFTPVLCTQLPGGSTEDELVEMLVERGVAGIVFVSGLHADTTADHDRYARLTGRQVPFVLINGYSEKISAPFISPDDRTAMWMAVQHLVELGHERIGLAVGQRRYVPVLRKIEGFTAAVQELLGRTAEQVQELIQPTLFSVEGGDAAAGALLDKGCTAIVCGSDMMALGAIRAVRRRGLSVPHDVSVVGFDDSPLIAFTEPPLTTIRQPVEAMATAAVDALLEEVGGNLGQRAEYMFQPELVMRGSTGAVANGR; encoded by the coding sequence GTGACTACGGCGCGACTCTCAGACATTGCGGCACAGGCAGGGGTCAGCGAGGCGACCGTCAGCCGGGTGCTCAACGGCAAGCCGGGCGTCTCGGCGGCCACTCGACAGACCGTGCTGGCCGCGCTCGACGTGCTCGGCTACGAACGGCCGACCCGCCTGCGCACCCGCAGCGCCGGCCTGATCGGACTGATCACCCCGGAGCTCAGCAACCCGATCTTCCCCGCGCTGGCCCAGGTGATCGAGCAGGTGCTGAGCCGGCACGGCTTCACGCCGGTGCTCTGCACCCAGTTGCCGGGCGGGTCCACCGAGGACGAACTGGTCGAGATGCTGGTCGAGCGGGGGGTGGCGGGCATCGTGTTCGTCTCCGGCCTGCACGCCGACACCACGGCCGACCACGACCGGTACGCCAGGCTGACCGGGCGCCAGGTCCCGTTCGTGCTGATCAACGGCTACAGCGAGAAGATCTCCGCGCCGTTCATCTCGCCGGACGACCGCACCGCGATGTGGATGGCCGTCCAGCACCTGGTCGAGCTCGGCCACGAGCGGATCGGCCTGGCGGTCGGCCAGCGCCGGTACGTCCCGGTGCTGCGCAAGATCGAGGGCTTCACCGCGGCCGTCCAGGAACTGCTGGGACGCACCGCCGAGCAGGTCCAGGAGCTGATCCAGCCCACCCTGTTCAGCGTGGAAGGCGGTGACGCGGCCGCGGGCGCCCTGCTGGACAAGGGCTGCACCGCGATCGTCTGCGGCAGCGACATGATGGCCCTGGGCGCGATCCGGGCGGTGCGCCGGCGCGGCCTGTCGGTGCCGCACGACGTCTCGGTGGTCGGCTTCGACGACTCGCCGCTGATCGCCTTCACCGAGCCCCCGCTGACCACCATCCGCCAGCCGGTCGAGGCGATGGCCACGGCCGCCGTGGACGCCCTGCTGGAGGAGGTCGGGGGGAACCTCGGACAGCGCGCCGAGTACATGTTCCAGCCCGAGCTGGTGATGCGCGGCTCCACCGGAGCGGTGGCCAACGGGCGGTAG